Proteins co-encoded in one Arachis hypogaea cultivar Tifrunner chromosome 13, arahy.Tifrunner.gnm2.J5K5, whole genome shotgun sequence genomic window:
- the LOC112737757 gene encoding protein AGENET DOMAIN (AGD)-CONTAINING P1: MRPPLKRVDFRPGDKVEVCSKEEGFLGSYYEATILSRLETGRYVVRYKTLLRDDAVSEPLTETLFPRDIRPSPPKVYSRGEFSLYQAVDAFDNDGWWSGEITGRLGPHHYYVYFRTTNEEIAYPSNKIRVHHEWVNGDWILSQREQPQPQPLQNQQQQLGQQFN; the protein is encoded by the coding sequence ATGCGTCCACCGTTGAAGAGAGTCGATTTCCGTCCAGGCGACAAAGTGGAGGTTTGCAGTAAAGAAGAAGGCTTCCTGGGCTCATACTACGAGGCAACCATTCTTTCCCGCCTCGAAACCGGCCGTTACGTCGTCCGTTACAAGACACTCCTCCGTGACGACGCCGTTTCTGAGCCGTTAACCGAAACGCTCTTCCCGAGGGACATCCGGCCTTCCCCTCCGAAGGTATATTCCCGCGGCGAGTTCTCTCTCTACCAGGCAGTTGATGCCTTCGACAACGACGGTTGGTGGTCCGGCGAGATCACCGGCAGGCTTGGGCCTCACCATTACTATGTTTATTTCCGTACAACCAATGAAGAGATCGCTTATCCTTCTAATAAGATTAGGGTTCATCATGAGTGGGTTAACGGCGACTGGATTCTCTCCCAAAGAGAGCAACCACAGCCACAGCCACTGCAGAATCAGCAACAACAGCTAGGTCAACAATTCAATTGA